In Ailuropoda melanoleuca isolate Jingjing chromosome X, ASM200744v2, whole genome shotgun sequence, a single genomic region encodes these proteins:
- the LOC100484782 gene encoding ribonuclease inhibitor isoform X2: MIPCAYHLPYFSRPGLGLNYFCVFSIRHSGKHPINKLLCGLKEFITSVRYKQIPLKRVLFSFFSKMSFSPHRLIFCHLTASCGRDLSLVFETNQYLTDLEFVKNTLEDSGMKLLCEGLKQPNCILQTLRLYRCLLSPAPCGALAAVLSTSQWLTDLEFSETKLEASALKLLCEDLKDPNCKLQKLKLCASLLPESPEVVCKYLAAVLICNPNLTELDLSENPLGDTGVKYLCEGLRHSNCKVEKLDALGDTGVQHLCEGLRHAKGILENLVLSECSLSAACCESLAQVLSSTRSLTRLLLINNKIEDLGLKLLCEGLKQPDCQLKDLALWNCHLTGECCQDLCNALYTNEYLRDLDLSDNALGNGGMQVLCEGLKHPSCKLHTLWLAECHLTDACCGALASVLNRNENLTLLDLSGNDLKDFGVQMLCDSLIQPICKLQTFYIDTDHLHEETFRKNGSFKNEQAWNHLVVSKESPRISCI; encoded by the exons atGATACCTTGTGCATATCACTTGCCGTACTTTTCAAGGCCAGGTCTGGGTCTTAATTACTTTTGTGTTTTCAGCATCCGGCACAGTGGTAAGCACCCAATAAATAAATTGTTGTGTGGATTGAAAGAATTCATTACATCAGTAAGGTACAAACAGATACCTTTAAAGAGagtcctgttttctttcttctctaaaatgtctttttctccacACAGACTGATTTTCTGTCATCTCACAGCTTCTTGTGGTAGGGACCTCTCTTTAGTATTTGAAACTAACCAGTATTTGACAGATTTGGAGTTTGTAAAAAATACCCTGGAAGATTCAGGAATGAAGCTTCTGTGCGAAGGATTAAAACAGCCAAACTGTATCTTACAGACATTGAG gTTGTACCGatgccttctctctcctgctccttgtGGGGCACTGGCAGCTGTTCTCAGTACCAGTCAGTGGCTCACTGATCTGGAATTTAGTGAAACAAAATTGGAAGCTTCAGCTTTGAAATTGCTTTGTGAAGACTTAAAAGATCCAAATTGCAAATTACAGAAGCTCAA GTTGTGTGCTAGCCTTCTCCCTGAAAGCCCAGAGGTTGTTTGTAAGTATCTTGCCGCTGTTCTCATTTGCAATCCAAACCTCACTGAGCTGGACCTGAGTGAAAATCCCCTGGGGGACACAGGGGTGAAGTATCTTTGTGAAGGTCTCAGACATTCCAACTGTAAAGTGGAAAAGCTAGA TGCCCTGGGGGACACAGGAGTACAGCATCTCTGTGAAGGTCTGCGGCATGCAAAGGGTATTCTCGAGAATCTTGT GCTTTCTGAATGTTCCCTTTCTGCAGCTTGTTGTGAGTCCCTCGCTCAAGTCCTGAGCTCCACTCGGAGCCTGACAAGGCTGCTtctaattaataacaaaattgaaGATTTGGGACTGAAATTGCTGTGCGAAGGATTAAAACAGCCTGACTGTCAGTTAAAGGATCTGGC GTTGTGGAACTGCCACTTGACTGGAGAGTGTTGTCAGGATTTATGCAATGCACTCTACACCAATGAGTACCTAAGAGACCTTGACCTCAGTGATAATGCCTTAGGGAATGGGGGTATGCAGGTGCTGTGTGAAGGGCTGAAACACCCCTCCTGCAAACTGCACACTTTGTG GTTAGCAGAATGTCATCTCACAGATGCGTGCTGTGGAGCCCTTGCCTCTGTCCTTAACAGAAATGAGAACCTAACATTGCTAGACCTAAGTGGAAACGACCTCAAGGATTTTGGAGTGCAAATGCTGTGTGATTCACTGATTCAGCCAATATGTAAACTACAGACATTCTA caTTGACACGGATCATTTACATGAAGAAACATTCAGGAAAAATGGAAGCTTTAAAAATGAGCAAGCCTGGAATCACCTGGTAGTTTCCAAGGAGAGCCCCCGAATCAGCTGCATATAG
- the LOC100484782 gene encoding ribonuclease inhibitor isoform X4, with protein MIPCAYHLPYFSRPGLGLNYFCVFSIRHSGKHPINKLLCGLKEFITSVRYKQIPLKRVLFSFFSKMSFSPHRLIFCHLTASCGRDLSLVFETNQYLTDLEFVKNTLEDSGMKLLCEGLKQPNCILQTLRLYRCLLSPAPCGALAAVLSTSQWLTDLEFSETKLEASALKLLCEDLKDPNCKLQKLKLCASLLPESPEVVSCCESLAQVLSSTRSLTRLLLINNKIEDLGLKLLCEGLKQPDCQLKDLALWNCHLTGECCQDLCNALYTNEYLRDLDLSDNALGNGGMQVLCEGLKHPSCKLHTLWLAECHLTDACCGALASVLNRNENLTLLDLSGNDLKDFGVQMLCDSLIQPICKLQTFYIDTDHLHEETFRKNGSFKNEQAWNHLVVSKESPRISCI; from the exons atGATACCTTGTGCATATCACTTGCCGTACTTTTCAAGGCCAGGTCTGGGTCTTAATTACTTTTGTGTTTTCAGCATCCGGCACAGTGGTAAGCACCCAATAAATAAATTGTTGTGTGGATTGAAAGAATTCATTACATCAGTAAGGTACAAACAGATACCTTTAAAGAGagtcctgttttctttcttctctaaaatgtctttttctccacACAGACTGATTTTCTGTCATCTCACAGCTTCTTGTGGTAGGGACCTCTCTTTAGTATTTGAAACTAACCAGTATTTGACAGATTTGGAGTTTGTAAAAAATACCCTGGAAGATTCAGGAATGAAGCTTCTGTGCGAAGGATTAAAACAGCCAAACTGTATCTTACAGACATTGAG gTTGTACCGatgccttctctctcctgctccttgtGGGGCACTGGCAGCTGTTCTCAGTACCAGTCAGTGGCTCACTGATCTGGAATTTAGTGAAACAAAATTGGAAGCTTCAGCTTTGAAATTGCTTTGTGAAGACTTAAAAGATCCAAATTGCAAATTACAGAAGCTCAA GTTGTGTGCTAGCCTTCTCCCTGAAAGCCCAGAGGTTGTTT CTTGTTGTGAGTCCCTCGCTCAAGTCCTGAGCTCCACTCGGAGCCTGACAAGGCTGCTtctaattaataacaaaattgaaGATTTGGGACTGAAATTGCTGTGCGAAGGATTAAAACAGCCTGACTGTCAGTTAAAGGATCTGGC GTTGTGGAACTGCCACTTGACTGGAGAGTGTTGTCAGGATTTATGCAATGCACTCTACACCAATGAGTACCTAAGAGACCTTGACCTCAGTGATAATGCCTTAGGGAATGGGGGTATGCAGGTGCTGTGTGAAGGGCTGAAACACCCCTCCTGCAAACTGCACACTTTGTG GTTAGCAGAATGTCATCTCACAGATGCGTGCTGTGGAGCCCTTGCCTCTGTCCTTAACAGAAATGAGAACCTAACATTGCTAGACCTAAGTGGAAACGACCTCAAGGATTTTGGAGTGCAAATGCTGTGTGATTCACTGATTCAGCCAATATGTAAACTACAGACATTCTA caTTGACACGGATCATTTACATGAAGAAACATTCAGGAAAAATGGAAGCTTTAAAAATGAGCAAGCCTGGAATCACCTGGTAGTTTCCAAGGAGAGCCCCCGAATCAGCTGCATATAG
- the LOC100484782 gene encoding ribonuclease inhibitor isoform X5 has product MIPCAYHLPYFSRPGLGLNYFCVFSIRHSGKHPINKLLCGLKEFITSVRYKQIPLKRVLFSFFSKMSFSPHRLIFCHLTASCGRDLSLVFETNQYLTDLEFVKNTLEDSGMKLLCEGLKQPNCILQTLRLYRCLLSPAPCGALAAVLSTSQWLTDLEFSETKLEASALKLLCEDLKDPNCKLQKLKLCASLLPESPEVVCKYLAAVLICNPNLTELDLSENPLGDTGVKYLCEGLRHSNCKVEKLELWNCHLTGECCQDLCNALYTNEYLRDLDLSDNALGNGGMQVLCEGLKHPSCKLHTLWLAECHLTDACCGALASVLNRNENLTLLDLSGNDLKDFGVQMLCDSLIQPICKLQTFYIDTDHLHEETFRKNGSFKNEQAWNHLVVSKESPRISCI; this is encoded by the exons atGATACCTTGTGCATATCACTTGCCGTACTTTTCAAGGCCAGGTCTGGGTCTTAATTACTTTTGTGTTTTCAGCATCCGGCACAGTGGTAAGCACCCAATAAATAAATTGTTGTGTGGATTGAAAGAATTCATTACATCAGTAAGGTACAAACAGATACCTTTAAAGAGagtcctgttttctttcttctctaaaatgtctttttctccacACAGACTGATTTTCTGTCATCTCACAGCTTCTTGTGGTAGGGACCTCTCTTTAGTATTTGAAACTAACCAGTATTTGACAGATTTGGAGTTTGTAAAAAATACCCTGGAAGATTCAGGAATGAAGCTTCTGTGCGAAGGATTAAAACAGCCAAACTGTATCTTACAGACATTGAG gTTGTACCGatgccttctctctcctgctccttgtGGGGCACTGGCAGCTGTTCTCAGTACCAGTCAGTGGCTCACTGATCTGGAATTTAGTGAAACAAAATTGGAAGCTTCAGCTTTGAAATTGCTTTGTGAAGACTTAAAAGATCCAAATTGCAAATTACAGAAGCTCAA GTTGTGTGCTAGCCTTCTCCCTGAAAGCCCAGAGGTTGTTTGTAAGTATCTTGCCGCTGTTCTCATTTGCAATCCAAACCTCACTGAGCTGGACCTGAGTGAAAATCCCCTGGGGGACACAGGGGTGAAGTATCTTTGTGAAGGTCTCAGACATTCCAACTGTAAAGTGGAAAAGCTAGA GTTGTGGAACTGCCACTTGACTGGAGAGTGTTGTCAGGATTTATGCAATGCACTCTACACCAATGAGTACCTAAGAGACCTTGACCTCAGTGATAATGCCTTAGGGAATGGGGGTATGCAGGTGCTGTGTGAAGGGCTGAAACACCCCTCCTGCAAACTGCACACTTTGTG GTTAGCAGAATGTCATCTCACAGATGCGTGCTGTGGAGCCCTTGCCTCTGTCCTTAACAGAAATGAGAACCTAACATTGCTAGACCTAAGTGGAAACGACCTCAAGGATTTTGGAGTGCAAATGCTGTGTGATTCACTGATTCAGCCAATATGTAAACTACAGACATTCTA caTTGACACGGATCATTTACATGAAGAAACATTCAGGAAAAATGGAAGCTTTAAAAATGAGCAAGCCTGGAATCACCTGGTAGTTTCCAAGGAGAGCCCCCGAATCAGCTGCATATAG
- the LOC100484782 gene encoding ribonuclease inhibitor isoform X3, translating into MEGAHRSFQLCNLPVSQLHLLCQALRNPYCKIKDLKLIFCHLTASCGRDLSLVFETNQYLTDLEFVKNTLEDSGMKLLCEGLKQPNCILQTLRLYRCLLSPAPCGALAAVLSTSQWLTDLEFSETKLEASALKLLCEDLKDPNCKLQKLKLCASLLPESPEVVCKYLAAVLICNPNLTELDLSENPLGDTGVKYLCEGLRHSNCKVEKLDLSTCYLTDASCMELSSFLQVSQTLKELFVFASALGDTGVQHLCEGLRHAKGILENLVLSECSLSAACCESLAQVLSSTRSLTRLLLINNKIEDLGLKLLCEGLKQPDCQLKDLALWNCHLTGECCQDLCNALYTNEYLRDLDLSDNALGNGGMQVLCEGLKHPSCKLHTLWLAECHLTDACCGALASVLNRNENLTLLDLSGNDLKDFGVQMLCDSLIQPICKLQTFYIDTDHLHEETFRKNGSFKNEQAWNHLVVSKESPRISCI; encoded by the exons ACTGATTTTCTGTCATCTCACAGCTTCTTGTGGTAGGGACCTCTCTTTAGTATTTGAAACTAACCAGTATTTGACAGATTTGGAGTTTGTAAAAAATACCCTGGAAGATTCAGGAATGAAGCTTCTGTGCGAAGGATTAAAACAGCCAAACTGTATCTTACAGACATTGAG gTTGTACCGatgccttctctctcctgctccttgtGGGGCACTGGCAGCTGTTCTCAGTACCAGTCAGTGGCTCACTGATCTGGAATTTAGTGAAACAAAATTGGAAGCTTCAGCTTTGAAATTGCTTTGTGAAGACTTAAAAGATCCAAATTGCAAATTACAGAAGCTCAA GTTGTGTGCTAGCCTTCTCCCTGAAAGCCCAGAGGTTGTTTGTAAGTATCTTGCCGCTGTTCTCATTTGCAATCCAAACCTCACTGAGCTGGACCTGAGTGAAAATCCCCTGGGGGACACAGGGGTGAAGTATCTTTGTGAAGGTCTCAGACATTCCAACTGTAAAGTGGAAAAGCTAGA CTTGAGCACATGTTACCTAACAGATGCTAGCTGTATGGAGCTCTCTTCTTTCTTGCAAGTGAGTCAGACTTTAAAAGAGCTGTTTGTATTTGCCAGTGCCCTGGGGGACACAGGAGTACAGCATCTCTGTGAAGGTCTGCGGCATGCAAAGGGTATTCTCGAGAATCTTGT GCTTTCTGAATGTTCCCTTTCTGCAGCTTGTTGTGAGTCCCTCGCTCAAGTCCTGAGCTCCACTCGGAGCCTGACAAGGCTGCTtctaattaataacaaaattgaaGATTTGGGACTGAAATTGCTGTGCGAAGGATTAAAACAGCCTGACTGTCAGTTAAAGGATCTGGC GTTGTGGAACTGCCACTTGACTGGAGAGTGTTGTCAGGATTTATGCAATGCACTCTACACCAATGAGTACCTAAGAGACCTTGACCTCAGTGATAATGCCTTAGGGAATGGGGGTATGCAGGTGCTGTGTGAAGGGCTGAAACACCCCTCCTGCAAACTGCACACTTTGTG GTTAGCAGAATGTCATCTCACAGATGCGTGCTGTGGAGCCCTTGCCTCTGTCCTTAACAGAAATGAGAACCTAACATTGCTAGACCTAAGTGGAAACGACCTCAAGGATTTTGGAGTGCAAATGCTGTGTGATTCACTGATTCAGCCAATATGTAAACTACAGACATTCTA caTTGACACGGATCATTTACATGAAGAAACATTCAGGAAAAATGGAAGCTTTAAAAATGAGCAAGCCTGGAATCACCTGGTAGTTTCCAAGGAGAGCCCCCGAATCAGCTGCATATAG
- the LOC100484782 gene encoding ribonuclease inhibitor isoform X1: MIPCAYHLPYFSRPGLGLNYFCVFSIRHSGKHPINKLLCGLKEFITSVRYKQIPLKRVLFSFFSKMSFSPHRLIFCHLTASCGRDLSLVFETNQYLTDLEFVKNTLEDSGMKLLCEGLKQPNCILQTLRLYRCLLSPAPCGALAAVLSTSQWLTDLEFSETKLEASALKLLCEDLKDPNCKLQKLKLCASLLPESPEVVCKYLAAVLICNPNLTELDLSENPLGDTGVKYLCEGLRHSNCKVEKLDLSTCYLTDASCMELSSFLQVSQTLKELFVFASALGDTGVQHLCEGLRHAKGILENLVLSECSLSAACCESLAQVLSSTRSLTRLLLINNKIEDLGLKLLCEGLKQPDCQLKDLALWNCHLTGECCQDLCNALYTNEYLRDLDLSDNALGNGGMQVLCEGLKHPSCKLHTLWLAECHLTDACCGALASVLNRNENLTLLDLSGNDLKDFGVQMLCDSLIQPICKLQTFYIDTDHLHEETFRKNGSFKNEQAWNHLVVSKESPRISCI; the protein is encoded by the exons atGATACCTTGTGCATATCACTTGCCGTACTTTTCAAGGCCAGGTCTGGGTCTTAATTACTTTTGTGTTTTCAGCATCCGGCACAGTGGTAAGCACCCAATAAATAAATTGTTGTGTGGATTGAAAGAATTCATTACATCAGTAAGGTACAAACAGATACCTTTAAAGAGagtcctgttttctttcttctctaaaatgtctttttctccacACAGACTGATTTTCTGTCATCTCACAGCTTCTTGTGGTAGGGACCTCTCTTTAGTATTTGAAACTAACCAGTATTTGACAGATTTGGAGTTTGTAAAAAATACCCTGGAAGATTCAGGAATGAAGCTTCTGTGCGAAGGATTAAAACAGCCAAACTGTATCTTACAGACATTGAG gTTGTACCGatgccttctctctcctgctccttgtGGGGCACTGGCAGCTGTTCTCAGTACCAGTCAGTGGCTCACTGATCTGGAATTTAGTGAAACAAAATTGGAAGCTTCAGCTTTGAAATTGCTTTGTGAAGACTTAAAAGATCCAAATTGCAAATTACAGAAGCTCAA GTTGTGTGCTAGCCTTCTCCCTGAAAGCCCAGAGGTTGTTTGTAAGTATCTTGCCGCTGTTCTCATTTGCAATCCAAACCTCACTGAGCTGGACCTGAGTGAAAATCCCCTGGGGGACACAGGGGTGAAGTATCTTTGTGAAGGTCTCAGACATTCCAACTGTAAAGTGGAAAAGCTAGA CTTGAGCACATGTTACCTAACAGATGCTAGCTGTATGGAGCTCTCTTCTTTCTTGCAAGTGAGTCAGACTTTAAAAGAGCTGTTTGTATTTGCCAGTGCCCTGGGGGACACAGGAGTACAGCATCTCTGTGAAGGTCTGCGGCATGCAAAGGGTATTCTCGAGAATCTTGT GCTTTCTGAATGTTCCCTTTCTGCAGCTTGTTGTGAGTCCCTCGCTCAAGTCCTGAGCTCCACTCGGAGCCTGACAAGGCTGCTtctaattaataacaaaattgaaGATTTGGGACTGAAATTGCTGTGCGAAGGATTAAAACAGCCTGACTGTCAGTTAAAGGATCTGGC GTTGTGGAACTGCCACTTGACTGGAGAGTGTTGTCAGGATTTATGCAATGCACTCTACACCAATGAGTACCTAAGAGACCTTGACCTCAGTGATAATGCCTTAGGGAATGGGGGTATGCAGGTGCTGTGTGAAGGGCTGAAACACCCCTCCTGCAAACTGCACACTTTGTG GTTAGCAGAATGTCATCTCACAGATGCGTGCTGTGGAGCCCTTGCCTCTGTCCTTAACAGAAATGAGAACCTAACATTGCTAGACCTAAGTGGAAACGACCTCAAGGATTTTGGAGTGCAAATGCTGTGTGATTCACTGATTCAGCCAATATGTAAACTACAGACATTCTA caTTGACACGGATCATTTACATGAAGAAACATTCAGGAAAAATGGAAGCTTTAAAAATGAGCAAGCCTGGAATCACCTGGTAGTTTCCAAGGAGAGCCCCCGAATCAGCTGCATATAG